The sequence ACGATGCCCGAACTGCATCTTTGATATCCTGCGTATCGACGATATCCGGAACAATACCCGTGAAATAGTCGATGATCTTTTTATTATCGGTTCCCAGACAAACGATAGCTTTCACTTTTTCGCGAACCAAGGCTTCCAGTTCCTTGTAATCGTTTCCTTTGTCAACACCGCCAACGATCCACACAACGGGGCGGTTGATGCTTTCCAGTGCATACCAGGTCGAATTGACATTGGTCGCTTTCGAGTCGTTGATAAACTCGATGCCATGCACCTTCAGGAAGCGCTCCAAACGGTGCTCAACCCCTTTAAAATCAGACAAACTCTCTCTGATCTTTTCATTTCTGATGTTCAACACCTTTCCGGCCAATCCTGCGGCCATCGAGTTGTAGGCGTTGTGTTTTCCCTGCAGGGCGATATCAAATATGGACATACTGAATGTGTTTTTATTGCAATTAATCGTTAGTGTATCGTTGTTGATTCCTGCTCCGTTGGCCGGCGCCTCGGTAAACCCGAAAGGCAGGCAAGTTGCAGAAACGGTTCTTTTTTTCAATTCTTCCTGAATGACCGGATCTTCAGCCCAGTAAATAAAAAAGTCTGAAGCCGTCTGATTTTGAATAATGCGGAACTTCGAGTCCACATAATTCTGAAATTTATATTCGTAGCGATCCAGGTGATCCGGCGTGATGTTGAGCAAAATGGCAACGTCGGCTTTGAACTCGTACATCCCGTCGAGCTGAAAACTACTCAACTCAATCACATAGTAATCGAAATCCTTCTCGCCCACCTGCCAGGCAAAACTCTGCCCTACATTTCCCGCTAAACCAACATTGAAACCGGCGTCTTTCAACAGCTGGTAAGTCAACATCGTGGTTGTGGTCTTCCCGTTGCTGCCAGTAATGCAAATGGTCTTCGCCGTGCAGTAGCGACCGGCAAACTCAATCTCAGAGATGACCGGGATGTCCGCTTCGTGCAGCTTTTTCACCATCGGCGCCTTCTCCGGAATACCGGGGCTCTTAATCACCTCGGCGGCGCTCAGGATTTCCGCTTCCGAATGTTTTCCTTCTTCAAAAGGAATCGCATAATTTGAAAGAACGTCTTTATAGTTTGGCTTGATCGTTCCGGCGTCGGACACCCAAACATCAAAGCCTTTTTGCTTTGCCAGAATAGCTGATCCTACTCCACTCTCACCAGCACCTAATATGACAATGCGGTTGCTCATAGTCTAGCGCATTTTTAAGGTTGCAATGGTGAATACGGCCAACACGATTCCCACAATCCAGAAACGGGTTACAATCTTTGCTTCCGGAATTCCCTTTTTCTGAAAGTGGTGGTGAATCGGGCTCATCAAAAAGACGCGCTGTCCTTCACCATATTTCTTCTTAGTATATTTGAAATAGCTGACCTGGATAATCACCGACAGGTTTTCGAGCAGGAAGATGCCGCACAAAAGCGGAATCAGAATTTCCTTGCGGATGATGATGGCGAAAACGGCCAAAATACCGCCCAAAGCCAAACTTCCGGTGTCGCCCATAAACACCTGAGCCGGATACGAGTTCCACCACAAAAAGCCGACAGTAGCACCAATGAAAGCAGCCACAAAAACCGTCAACTCACCAATATGAGGAATGTACATGATATTCAAATAGTCGGCGTAAATGATGTTACCACTTACGTATGCCAAAATACCGAGCGTGACCGCACTGATGGCCGAGGTTCCCGTTGCCAGGCCGTCGATACCATCCGTTAAATTAGCGGCATTCGACACCGCAGTAATAATCAGAATGATCGCAAAAGCATAAACCAGCCAGCGCACCCAACTTGCATCTTCTCCCAAAAAGTTGACGATCCATTTATAGTCGAACTCGTGGTTTTTAATGAATGGAATGGTTGTCTTGGTTGACTTGACATCCTTGGTTACATAGTGAACCGACTGCTGGCCGGTCTCATTTTCAACCACAATTTCTTTCACGTAGTCGCCTTTGGCATTCTTCACTTTTTCGCGAACGATCACGTCCGGAGACAAGTACAATGTTGCAGCGACAATGATTCCCAATGAAACCTGACCCAGAATTTTAAATTTACCTGCCAGACCTTCTTTGTCTTTCAGGAATACTTTGATATAGTCGTCGATAAAACCAATGATTCCCAACCAAACTGTGGTCACCAGCATCAAAATGATGTAGATGTTATTCAGCTGTGCG is a genomic window of Mangrovibacterium diazotrophicum containing:
- the mraY gene encoding phospho-N-acetylmuramoyl-pentapeptide-transferase, with amino-acid sequence MFSLLYDWLKDSNIPGIGMFQYISFRSSAAIIVSLFITMGFGKKLIRMLQRKQIGEEIRDLGLEGQMQKKGTPTMGGIIILTSIIIPTLLFAQLNNIYIILMLVTTVWLGIIGFIDDYIKVFLKDKEGLAGKFKILGQVSLGIIVAATLYLSPDVIVREKVKNAKGDYVKEIVVENETGQQSVHYVTKDVKSTKTTIPFIKNHEFDYKWIVNFLGEDASWVRWLVYAFAIILIITAVSNAANLTDGIDGLATGTSAISAVTLGILAYVSGNIIYADYLNIMYIPHIGELTVFVAAFIGATVGFLWWNSYPAQVFMGDTGSLALGGILAVFAIIIRKEILIPLLCGIFLLENLSVIIQVSYFKYTKKKYGEGQRVFLMSPIHHHFQKKGIPEAKIVTRFWIVGIVLAVFTIATLKMR
- the murD gene encoding UDP-N-acetylmuramoyl-L-alanine--D-glutamate ligase, producing the protein MSNRIVILGAGESGVGSAILAKQKGFDVWVSDAGTIKPNYKDVLSNYAIPFEEGKHSEAEILSAAEVIKSPGIPEKAPMVKKLHEADIPVISEIEFAGRYCTAKTICITGSNGKTTTTMLTYQLLKDAGFNVGLAGNVGQSFAWQVGEKDFDYYVIELSSFQLDGMYEFKADVAILLNITPDHLDRYEYKFQNYVDSKFRIIQNQTASDFFIYWAEDPVIQEELKKRTVSATCLPFGFTEAPANGAGINNDTLTINCNKNTFSMSIFDIALQGKHNAYNSMAAGLAGKVLNIRNEKIRESLSDFKGVEHRLERFLKVHGIEFINDSKATNVNSTWYALESINRPVVWIVGGVDKGNDYKELEALVREKVKAIVCLGTDNKKIIDYFTGIVPDIVDTQDIKDAVRASYYLAKDGEVVLLSPACASFDLFDNYEDRGRQFKMAVREL